In a genomic window of Myotis daubentonii chromosome 18, mMyoDau2.1, whole genome shotgun sequence:
- the POGK gene encoding pogo transposable element with KRAB domain isoform X1: protein MAPPTCRRSASAPRARGGLCAGRQLVSWGGPSRRMACESPACLLAAERPALPQVPALFDEVAIYFSDEEWEVLTESQKALYREVMRMNYETVLSLEFPFPKPDMISRLDGEEEPQNADRWPLPGGGVAEHEEADVKPPDWAGPLHTVSPFPPPQPLDGFGLRLPRDFPELPEWSEGYPFYMAMGFPGYDLSADDLAAKFQFSRGMRRSYDAGFKLMVVEFAESTNNCQAAKQFGVLEKNVRDWRKVKPQLQNAHAMRRAFRGPKNGRFALVDQRVAEYVRYMQAKGDPITREAMQLKALEIAQEMNIPEKGFKASLGWCRRMMRRYDLSLRHKVPVPQQLPEDLTEKLVTYQRSVLALRRAHDYQVAQMGNADETPICLEVPSRVTVDNQGEKPVLVKTPGREKLKITAMLGVLADGRKLPPYIILRGTYIPPGKFPSGMEIRCHRYGWMTEDLMQDWLEVVWRRRTGAVPKQRGMLILNGFRGHATDSVKSCMERMNTDMVIIPGGLTSQLQVLDVVVYKPLNDSVRAQYSNWLLAGNLALSPTGNAKKPPLGLFLEWVMVAWNSISSEAIVQGFRKCHISSSLEDEDDVLWEIEGELPGGGELPAESRTESN from the exons CGGCCTGTGTGCGGGCAGACAGCTGGTTTCCTGGGGAGGCCCCTCCCGGAGGATGGCCTGTGAGTCACCTGCGTGCCTGCTAGCCGCTGAGAGGCCTGCTCTGCCCCAGGTGCCGGCCCTGTTTGATGAGGTGGCCATCTACTTTTCCGACGAGGAGTGGGAAGTTCTGACGGAGTCCCAGAAGGCCCTGTACCGGGAGGTCATGAGGATGAACTACGAGACGGTGCTGTCGCTGG AGTTCCCGTTCCCGAAGCCAGACATGATCTCCCGGCTggatggggaggaggagcctCAGAATGCGGACCGATGGCCGCTCCCAGGAGGAGGTGTCGCAG AACACGAAGAGGCTGACGTCAAGCCCCCAGACTGGGCGGGCCCGCTGCACACGGTGTCGCCATTccccccaccacagcccctggacGGCTTTGGCCTCCGCCTGCCTCGGGACTTCCCCGAGCTGCCCGAGTGGAGCGAGGGGTACCCCTTCTACATGGCCATGGGCTTCCCGGGGTACGACCTCTCGGCTGACGACCTGGCCGCCAAGTTCCAGTTCAGCCGGGGCATGCGCCGCAGTTACGACGCGGGGTTCAAGTTGATGGTGGTGGAGTTCGCCGAGAGCACCAACAACTGCCAGGCGGCCAAGCAGTTTGGCGTGCTGGAAAAGAACGTGCGGGACTGGCGCAAGGTCAAGCCGCAGCTGCAGAACGCCCACGCCATGCGGCGGGCGTTCCGCGGCCCCAAGAACGGGCGCTTTGCCCTGGTGGACCAGCGCGTGGCCGAGTATGTCCGGTACATGCAGGCCAAAGGGGACCCGATCACCCGGGAGGCCATGCAGCTGAAAGCCCTCGAGATCGCCCAGGAGATGAACATTCCGGAGAAAGGGTTCAAGGCCAGCTTGGGCTGGTGTCGCCGGATGATGCGCAGGTACGACCTGTCCCTGAGGCACAAGGTGCCCGTGCCCCAGCAGCTGCCCGAAGACCTGACGGAGAAGCTCGTCACCTACCAGCGCAGCGTCCTGGCGCTGCGCCGGGCGCACGACTACCAGGTGGCTCAGATGGGAAATGCAGACGAGACGCCCATCTGTCTGGAGGTGCCCTCCAGGGTGACCGTGGACAACCAGGGCGAAAAGCCCGTCTTGGTGAAGACGCCAGGCAGGGAGAAGCTGAAGATCACGGCGATGCTGGGGGTCCTGGCCGATGGCAGGAAGCTGCCCCCCTACATCATCCTGCGGGGCACGTACATCCCCCCCGGGAAGTTCCCCAGCGGGATGGAGATCCGCTGCCACCGCTACGGCTGGATGACGGAGGACCTGATGCAGGACTGGCTGGAGGTGGTGTGGCGGCGGCGGACGGGCGCCGTGCCCAAGCAGCGAGGGATGCTGATCCTGAACGGCTTCCGGGGCCACGCCACCGACTCGGTGAAGAGCTGCATGGAGCGCATGAACACCGACATGGTCATCATCCCGGGCGGCCTGACCTCGCAGCTGCAGGTGCTGGACGTGGTGGTCTACAAGCCGCTCAACGACAGCGTGCGGGCCCAGTACTCCAACTGGCTTCTGGCGGGGAACCTGGCGCTGAGCCCCACCGGGAACGCCAAGAAGCCGCCCCTCGGCCTCTTCCTGGAGTGGGTCATGGTCGCGTGGAACAGCATCTCCAGCGAAGCCATCGTGCAAGGGTTCCGCAAGTGCCACATCTCCAGCAGCCTGGAGGACGAAGACGACGTCCTGTGGGAGATCGAGGGCGAGCTGCCGGGCGGAGGGGAGCTGCCCGCCGAGAGCAGGACAGAGAGCAACTGA
- the POGK gene encoding pogo transposable element with KRAB domain isoform X2, protein MEPTAIPLNLTLKVEESEEQIQSPELEDGSTDMQKVRICSEGAWVPALFDEVAIYFSDEEWEVLTESQKALYREVMRMNYETVLSLEFPFPKPDMISRLDGEEEPQNADRWPLPGGGVAEHEEADVKPPDWAGPLHTVSPFPPPQPLDGFGLRLPRDFPELPEWSEGYPFYMAMGFPGYDLSADDLAAKFQFSRGMRRSYDAGFKLMVVEFAESTNNCQAAKQFGVLEKNVRDWRKVKPQLQNAHAMRRAFRGPKNGRFALVDQRVAEYVRYMQAKGDPITREAMQLKALEIAQEMNIPEKGFKASLGWCRRMMRRYDLSLRHKVPVPQQLPEDLTEKLVTYQRSVLALRRAHDYQVAQMGNADETPICLEVPSRVTVDNQGEKPVLVKTPGREKLKITAMLGVLADGRKLPPYIILRGTYIPPGKFPSGMEIRCHRYGWMTEDLMQDWLEVVWRRRTGAVPKQRGMLILNGFRGHATDSVKSCMERMNTDMVIIPGGLTSQLQVLDVVVYKPLNDSVRAQYSNWLLAGNLALSPTGNAKKPPLGLFLEWVMVAWNSISSEAIVQGFRKCHISSSLEDEDDVLWEIEGELPGGGELPAESRTESN, encoded by the exons GTGCCGGCCCTGTTTGATGAGGTGGCCATCTACTTTTCCGACGAGGAGTGGGAAGTTCTGACGGAGTCCCAGAAGGCCCTGTACCGGGAGGTCATGAGGATGAACTACGAGACGGTGCTGTCGCTGG AGTTCCCGTTCCCGAAGCCAGACATGATCTCCCGGCTggatggggaggaggagcctCAGAATGCGGACCGATGGCCGCTCCCAGGAGGAGGTGTCGCAG AACACGAAGAGGCTGACGTCAAGCCCCCAGACTGGGCGGGCCCGCTGCACACGGTGTCGCCATTccccccaccacagcccctggacGGCTTTGGCCTCCGCCTGCCTCGGGACTTCCCCGAGCTGCCCGAGTGGAGCGAGGGGTACCCCTTCTACATGGCCATGGGCTTCCCGGGGTACGACCTCTCGGCTGACGACCTGGCCGCCAAGTTCCAGTTCAGCCGGGGCATGCGCCGCAGTTACGACGCGGGGTTCAAGTTGATGGTGGTGGAGTTCGCCGAGAGCACCAACAACTGCCAGGCGGCCAAGCAGTTTGGCGTGCTGGAAAAGAACGTGCGGGACTGGCGCAAGGTCAAGCCGCAGCTGCAGAACGCCCACGCCATGCGGCGGGCGTTCCGCGGCCCCAAGAACGGGCGCTTTGCCCTGGTGGACCAGCGCGTGGCCGAGTATGTCCGGTACATGCAGGCCAAAGGGGACCCGATCACCCGGGAGGCCATGCAGCTGAAAGCCCTCGAGATCGCCCAGGAGATGAACATTCCGGAGAAAGGGTTCAAGGCCAGCTTGGGCTGGTGTCGCCGGATGATGCGCAGGTACGACCTGTCCCTGAGGCACAAGGTGCCCGTGCCCCAGCAGCTGCCCGAAGACCTGACGGAGAAGCTCGTCACCTACCAGCGCAGCGTCCTGGCGCTGCGCCGGGCGCACGACTACCAGGTGGCTCAGATGGGAAATGCAGACGAGACGCCCATCTGTCTGGAGGTGCCCTCCAGGGTGACCGTGGACAACCAGGGCGAAAAGCCCGTCTTGGTGAAGACGCCAGGCAGGGAGAAGCTGAAGATCACGGCGATGCTGGGGGTCCTGGCCGATGGCAGGAAGCTGCCCCCCTACATCATCCTGCGGGGCACGTACATCCCCCCCGGGAAGTTCCCCAGCGGGATGGAGATCCGCTGCCACCGCTACGGCTGGATGACGGAGGACCTGATGCAGGACTGGCTGGAGGTGGTGTGGCGGCGGCGGACGGGCGCCGTGCCCAAGCAGCGAGGGATGCTGATCCTGAACGGCTTCCGGGGCCACGCCACCGACTCGGTGAAGAGCTGCATGGAGCGCATGAACACCGACATGGTCATCATCCCGGGCGGCCTGACCTCGCAGCTGCAGGTGCTGGACGTGGTGGTCTACAAGCCGCTCAACGACAGCGTGCGGGCCCAGTACTCCAACTGGCTTCTGGCGGGGAACCTGGCGCTGAGCCCCACCGGGAACGCCAAGAAGCCGCCCCTCGGCCTCTTCCTGGAGTGGGTCATGGTCGCGTGGAACAGCATCTCCAGCGAAGCCATCGTGCAAGGGTTCCGCAAGTGCCACATCTCCAGCAGCCTGGAGGACGAAGACGACGTCCTGTGGGAGATCGAGGGCGAGCTGCCGGGCGGAGGGGAGCTGCCCGCCGAGAGCAGGACAGAGAGCAACTGA
- the TADA1 gene encoding transcriptional adapter 1 isoform X4, which translates to MCTLTTSSSWPFSRGARFWCLPQRVPAPCPGQAAPQPSPGSRREGRRCLLCARNLIFQPQNPLSGAQQFVAKDPQDDDDLKLCSHTMMLPTRGQLEGRMIVTAYEHGLDNVTEEAVSAVVYAVENHLKDILASVVSRRKAYRLRDGHFKYAFGSNVTPQPYLKNSITVYNSLIESPPALPASCVGQNAAAHLHPDDAEQQAALLLACSGDTLPAPLPPVNMHDLFEALQVHREAIPSHTVYALNIERVITKLWHPTHEELRQDQVHRQRLAARGGLLLY; encoded by the exons ATG TGCACTCTCACAACGAGTTCCTCCTGGCCATTCTCACGCGGTGCCAGATTTtggtgtctaccccag AGGGTGCCGGCTCCTTGCCCTGGACAGGCGGCTCCGCAGCCAAGCCCGGGAAGccgaagggaaggaagaagatgtCTTCTGTGCGCCAGAAATTTGAT ATTCCAGCCTCAGAACCCCCTCTCGGGAGCCCAGCAGTTTGTGGCAAAGGATCCCCAAGATGACGATGACTTGAAACTGTGCTCCCACACAATGATGCTGCCCACGCGGGGTCAGCTGGAGGGGCGGATGATCGTGACGGCGTACGAGCACGGCTTGGACAACGTCACCGAGGAGGCCGTGTCGGCTGTGGTCTACGCCGTGGAG AATCATCTTAAGGACATATTGGCATCAGTTGTATCACGAAGGAAAGCATATCGGTTGCGAGACGGTCACTTTAAATACGCCTTTGGTAGTAACGTGACCCCCCAGCCGTACCTGAAGAACAGCATCACGGTGTACAACAGCTTAATAGAAAG CCCTCcagcccttcctgcctcctgTGTCGGCCAGAACGCAGCTGCCCACCTGCACCCCGACGATGCGGAGCAGCAGGCCGCACTCCTGCTGGCATGCTCCGGGGACACCCTCCCCGCACCCCTGCCTCCCGTGAACATGCATGACCTTTTTGAAGCTCTGCAG GTGCACAGGGAAGCCATTCCCTCGCACACTGTGTACGCGCTCAACATCGAGAGGGTCATCACGAAGCTCTGGCATCCCACCCACGAGGAGCTGCGGCAGGACCAGGTGCACAGACAGCGCCTGGCCGCCAGGGGGGGGCTTCTGCTCTACTGA
- the TADA1 gene encoding transcriptional adapter 1 isoform X1 has translation MATFVSELEAAKKNLSEALGDNVKQYWANLKLWFKQKISKEEFDLEAHRLLTQDNVHSHNEFLLAILTRCQILVSTPEGAGSLPWTGGSAAKPGKPKGRKKMSSVRQKFDHRFQPQNPLSGAQQFVAKDPQDDDDLKLCSHTMMLPTRGQLEGRMIVTAYEHGLDNVTEEAVSAVVYAVENHLKDILASVVSRRKAYRLRDGHFKYAFGSNVTPQPYLKNSITVYNSLIESPPALPASCVGQNAAAHLHPDDAEQQAALLLACSGDTLPAPLPPVNMHDLFEALQVHREAIPSHTVYALNIERVITKLWHPTHEELRQDQVHRQRLAARGGLLLY, from the exons ATGGCGACCTTTGTGAGCGAGCTGGAGGCGGCCAAGAAGAACCTGAGCGAGGCGCTGGGCGACAACGTGAAACA ATACTGGGCCAACCTGAAGCTGTGGTTCAAGCAGAAGATCAGCAAAGAGGAGTTTGACCTGGAAGCGCATAGACTTCTCACACAGGATAATG TGCACTCTCACAACGAGTTCCTCCTGGCCATTCTCACGCGGTGCCAGATTTtggtgtctaccccag AGGGTGCCGGCTCCTTGCCCTGGACAGGCGGCTCCGCAGCCAAGCCCGGGAAGccgaagggaaggaagaagatgtCTTCTGTGCGCCAGAAATTTGAT CACAGATTCCAGCCTCAGAACCCCCTCTCGGGAGCCCAGCAGTTTGTGGCAAAGGATCCCCAAGATGACGATGACTTGAAACTGTGCTCCCACACAATGATGCTGCCCACGCGGGGTCAGCTGGAGGGGCGGATGATCGTGACGGCGTACGAGCACGGCTTGGACAACGTCACCGAGGAGGCCGTGTCGGCTGTGGTCTACGCCGTGGAG AATCATCTTAAGGACATATTGGCATCAGTTGTATCACGAAGGAAAGCATATCGGTTGCGAGACGGTCACTTTAAATACGCCTTTGGTAGTAACGTGACCCCCCAGCCGTACCTGAAGAACAGCATCACGGTGTACAACAGCTTAATAGAAAG CCCTCcagcccttcctgcctcctgTGTCGGCCAGAACGCAGCTGCCCACCTGCACCCCGACGATGCGGAGCAGCAGGCCGCACTCCTGCTGGCATGCTCCGGGGACACCCTCCCCGCACCCCTGCCTCCCGTGAACATGCATGACCTTTTTGAAGCTCTGCAG GTGCACAGGGAAGCCATTCCCTCGCACACTGTGTACGCGCTCAACATCGAGAGGGTCATCACGAAGCTCTGGCATCCCACCCACGAGGAGCTGCGGCAGGACCAGGTGCACAGACAGCGCCTGGCCGCCAGGGGGGGGCTTCTGCTCTACTGA
- the TADA1 gene encoding transcriptional adapter 1 isoform X3 — MATFVSELEAAKKNLSEALGDNVKQYWANLKLWFKQKISKEEFDLEAHRLLTQDNEGAGSLPWTGGSAAKPGKPKGRKKMSSVRQKFDHRFQPQNPLSGAQQFVAKDPQDDDDLKLCSHTMMLPTRGQLEGRMIVTAYEHGLDNVTEEAVSAVVYAVENHLKDILASVVSRRKAYRLRDGHFKYAFGSNVTPQPYLKNSITVYNSLIESPPALPASCVGQNAAAHLHPDDAEQQAALLLACSGDTLPAPLPPVNMHDLFEALQVHREAIPSHTVYALNIERVITKLWHPTHEELRQDQVHRQRLAARGGLLLY, encoded by the exons ATGGCGACCTTTGTGAGCGAGCTGGAGGCGGCCAAGAAGAACCTGAGCGAGGCGCTGGGCGACAACGTGAAACA ATACTGGGCCAACCTGAAGCTGTGGTTCAAGCAGAAGATCAGCAAAGAGGAGTTTGACCTGGAAGCGCATAGACTTCTCACACAGGATAATG AGGGTGCCGGCTCCTTGCCCTGGACAGGCGGCTCCGCAGCCAAGCCCGGGAAGccgaagggaaggaagaagatgtCTTCTGTGCGCCAGAAATTTGAT CACAGATTCCAGCCTCAGAACCCCCTCTCGGGAGCCCAGCAGTTTGTGGCAAAGGATCCCCAAGATGACGATGACTTGAAACTGTGCTCCCACACAATGATGCTGCCCACGCGGGGTCAGCTGGAGGGGCGGATGATCGTGACGGCGTACGAGCACGGCTTGGACAACGTCACCGAGGAGGCCGTGTCGGCTGTGGTCTACGCCGTGGAG AATCATCTTAAGGACATATTGGCATCAGTTGTATCACGAAGGAAAGCATATCGGTTGCGAGACGGTCACTTTAAATACGCCTTTGGTAGTAACGTGACCCCCCAGCCGTACCTGAAGAACAGCATCACGGTGTACAACAGCTTAATAGAAAG CCCTCcagcccttcctgcctcctgTGTCGGCCAGAACGCAGCTGCCCACCTGCACCCCGACGATGCGGAGCAGCAGGCCGCACTCCTGCTGGCATGCTCCGGGGACACCCTCCCCGCACCCCTGCCTCCCGTGAACATGCATGACCTTTTTGAAGCTCTGCAG GTGCACAGGGAAGCCATTCCCTCGCACACTGTGTACGCGCTCAACATCGAGAGGGTCATCACGAAGCTCTGGCATCCCACCCACGAGGAGCTGCGGCAGGACCAGGTGCACAGACAGCGCCTGGCCGCCAGGGGGGGGCTTCTGCTCTACTGA
- the TADA1 gene encoding transcriptional adapter 1 isoform X2 encodes MATFVSELEAAKKNLSEALGDNVKQYWANLKLWFKQKISKEEFDLEAHRLLTQDNVHSHNEFLLAILTRCQILVSTPEGAGSLPWTGGSAAKPGKPKGRKKMSSVRQKFDHRFQPQNPLSGAQQFVAKDPQDDDDLKLCSHTMMLPTRGQLEGRMIVTAYEHGLDNVTEEAVSAVVYAVENHLKDILASVVSRRKAYRLRDGHFKYAFGSNVTPQPYLKNSITVYNSLIESPPALPASCVGQNAAAHLHPDDAEQQAALLLACSGDTLPAPLPPVNMHDLFEALQNLVISCFLVSWLGFVRFWLEVCKLCVFCVSVSWS; translated from the exons ATGGCGACCTTTGTGAGCGAGCTGGAGGCGGCCAAGAAGAACCTGAGCGAGGCGCTGGGCGACAACGTGAAACA ATACTGGGCCAACCTGAAGCTGTGGTTCAAGCAGAAGATCAGCAAAGAGGAGTTTGACCTGGAAGCGCATAGACTTCTCACACAGGATAATG TGCACTCTCACAACGAGTTCCTCCTGGCCATTCTCACGCGGTGCCAGATTTtggtgtctaccccag AGGGTGCCGGCTCCTTGCCCTGGACAGGCGGCTCCGCAGCCAAGCCCGGGAAGccgaagggaaggaagaagatgtCTTCTGTGCGCCAGAAATTTGAT CACAGATTCCAGCCTCAGAACCCCCTCTCGGGAGCCCAGCAGTTTGTGGCAAAGGATCCCCAAGATGACGATGACTTGAAACTGTGCTCCCACACAATGATGCTGCCCACGCGGGGTCAGCTGGAGGGGCGGATGATCGTGACGGCGTACGAGCACGGCTTGGACAACGTCACCGAGGAGGCCGTGTCGGCTGTGGTCTACGCCGTGGAG AATCATCTTAAGGACATATTGGCATCAGTTGTATCACGAAGGAAAGCATATCGGTTGCGAGACGGTCACTTTAAATACGCCTTTGGTAGTAACGTGACCCCCCAGCCGTACCTGAAGAACAGCATCACGGTGTACAACAGCTTAATAGAAAG CCCTCcagcccttcctgcctcctgTGTCGGCCAGAACGCAGCTGCCCACCTGCACCCCGACGATGCGGAGCAGCAGGCCGCACTCCTGCTGGCATGCTCCGGGGACACCCTCCCCGCACCCCTGCCTCCCGTGAACATGCATGACCTTTTTGAAGCTCTGCAG AACCTTGTTATTTCCTGTTTTCTTGTTAGTTGGCTGGGATTCGTTAGGTTCTGGCTTGAAGTTTGTAAGTTgtgtgtcttttgtgtgagtGTTTCGTGGAGCTAA